One genomic segment of Sebastes fasciatus isolate fSebFas1 chromosome 17, fSebFas1.pri, whole genome shotgun sequence includes these proteins:
- the mgat1b gene encoding alpha-1,3-mannosyl-glycoprotein 2-beta-N-acetylglucosaminyltransferase b, with protein sequence MVRKKGSLILCGAFLFVAWNALLLLYLWGRPPIGRLGEGGGAEPGGKEEWALGRGKGGQLNLAGEVIRLAEEVEIQLETQKKLLKQIESHRAVWARQRDVGKRETEDAKEVKQEVFHQPPKPPLPVKEGVDDGDQTQVKNTQTPVHIVASDSKLDQHQAVDIKEEIAENNKLGTSVAGPKVVIPVLVIACDRVTVKRSLDRLIQYRPSQELFPIIVSQDCGHAETARVIGSYGDQVTHIRQPDLGDIRVRPEHRKFQGYYKISRHYHWALNQVFNTFSQSTVVIVEDDLEVAPDFFEYFRALYPILRADPSLWCASAWNDNGRDALVDPSRAELLYRTDFFPGLGWMLLKEMWDELEPKWPSAFWDDWMRQPEQRKERSCIRPEVSRTITFGRKGVSLGQFFDQYLRYIKLNTEFVPFTKQDLSYLLKEKYDEMFIKEIYGAPLVKIEELQQGGTLRGPGPFRVQYSSRDSFKVFARNLGVMDDLKSGVPRTGYRGVVNFLFRGRRVFLAPPEGWTQYDVSWS encoded by the exons ATGGTTCGCAAAAAAGGTTCTCTTATACTATGCGGTGCTTTCCTGTTTGTCGCCTGGAATGCTTTGCTTCTACTTTATCTTTGGGGTCGTCCTCCCATCGGGCGCCTCGGAGAAGGTGGTGGAGCCGAAccaggaggaaaggaggagtgGGCCCTGGGCAGAGGGAAAGGAGGCCAGCTCAACCTGGCTGGGGAGGTGATCCGACTGGCGGAGGAGGTCGAAATTCAGCTCGAGACCCAGAAAAAACTACTGAAGCAGATTGAAAGTCACAGGGCGGTGTGGGCTCGGCAGAGAGACGTCGGGAAAAGAGAGACGGAGGATGCAAAAGAAGTCAAACAAGAGGTTTTCCACCAGCCGCCAAAGCCTCCACTTCCTGTAAAAGAAGGTGTGGATGATGGGGACCAAACTCaagtaaaaaacacacagacgcCCGTTCACATAGTCGCTTCGGACTCTAAGTTGGATCAGCACCAGGCCGTTGATATAAAGGAGGAGATCGCTGAGAACAATAAATTGGGGACTTCCGTTGCCGGCCCAAAAGTCGTCATTCCTGTTCTAGTCATCGCTTGTGACAGAGTGACGGTGAAACGGAGCCTCGACAGACTGATCCAGTACCGCCCCTCTCAAGAACTATTTCCAATCATCGTCAGCCAGGACTGCGGTCACGCCGAGACGGCTCGCGTGATTGGCTCGTACGGCGATCAAGTGACACACATACGGCAGCCGGACCTGGGGGACATCAGAGTCCGACCGGAGCACAGGAAGTTCCAGGGCTACTACAAAATATCCCGACATTACCACTGGGCCCTCAACCAGGTGTTCAACACGTTCTCCCAGTCCACCGTGGTCATAGTGGAGGACGACCTGGAG GTGGCCCCGGACTTCTTTGAGTATTTCCGAGCCCTGTACCCGATCCTGCGCGCCGACCCCAGCCTGTGGTGCGCCTCTGCGTGGAACGATAACGGCAGAGACGCCTTGGTGGATCCATCCAGAGCGGAGCTCCTCTACAGAACAGACTTCTTCCCCGGTCTGGGCTGGATGCTGCTGAAGGAGATGTGGGACGAACTGGAACCCAAATGGCCCTCGGCCTTCTGGGACGACTGGATGCGTCAGCCGGAGCAGCGCAAGGAGCGCTCCTGCATCCGGCCCGAAGTCTCCCGGACTATCACCTTTGGCCGGAAAGGCGTCAGTTTAGGTCAATTCTTCGACCAGTACCTTCGCTATATTAAGCTAAACACTGAATTTGTGCCTTTTACCAAACAGGATTTGTCTTATTTGCTAAAAGAGAAGTATGATGAAATGTTTATAAAAGAGATTTACGGCGCCCCGCTGGTGAAGATCGAGGAGCTGCAACAAGGGGGCACCTTAAGAGGCCCTGGACCGTTCAGGGTGCAGTACTCAAGCCGGGACAGTTTTAAAGTCTTTGCTCGAAATCTGGGGGTGATGGACGACTTGAAATCTGGAGTTCCTCGTACAGGTTACAGGGGCGTGGTCAACTTCCTGTTCCGGGGTCGGAGGGTGTTCTTGGCTCCGCCAGAGGGCTGGACGCAGTACGACGTCAGCTGGAGCTGA
- the polr1h gene encoding DNA-directed RNA polymerase I subunit RPA12, producing MSCFGGDTNFCPECGNVLPLPGILDTVRCPRCSFCIPVAEFSGHKICSTVVFNPAEQSSVALEDEENSELKGAVIDRRCSRCNKEGMVYHTRQMRSADEGQTVFFTCIHCRYQEKEDS from the exons ATGTCGTGTTTCGGTGGTGACACCAACTTCTGCCCAGAATGTGGGAATGTTCTTCCTCTTCCAGGAATCCTGGACACCGTCCGCTGTCCTCGCTGCTCCTTCTGCATCCCTGTAGCAG AGTTCTCAGGCCATAAGATCTGTTCTACGGTCGTGTTCAACCCCGCGGAGCAGTCGTCGGTGGCTCTGGAGGACGAGGAGAACTCTGAGCTGAAGGGAGCTGTG ATCGACAGACGCTGCTCTCGCTGCAACAAAGAGGGGATGGTTTACCACACCAGGCAGATGAGATCTGCAGATGAAGGACAGACGGTCTTCTTCACCTGTATACACTGCAG GTATCAAGAGAAGGAGGACTCGTGA